From Roseburia hominis, the proteins below share one genomic window:
- the ilvB gene encoding biosynthetic-type acetolactate synthase large subunit, which translates to MQLNGAEILIECLKEQGVDTIFGYPGGAILNVYDELYKHRDEITHILTSHEQGASHAADGYARATGKVGVCFATSGPGATNLVTGIATAFMDSIPMVAVTCNVGVPLLGKDSFQEIDITGITMPITKYNFIVKDVKQLADTVRRAFTIARSGRPGPVLIDIPKDVTANKTDYRPVKIEPVKKYSKDICMADVENAVKMIKKAKRPYIFVGGGAVLSDASEELWEFVQKVHAPVCDTLMGKGAYPGTDELYTGMLGMHGTKTSNFGVCSCDLLVVIGARFSDRVVGNAKKFASHAKILQIDIDVAEMNKNVIIDAGVVGDIKEVLTVLNRQLPQLNHEEWVQTIQEYKQKYPLTYHPEILTGPYVVEEIYRQTKGDALIVTEVGQHQMWAAQYYKYTKPRTLLTSGGLGTMGYGLGASLGAKMGCPDKTVVNIAGDGCFRMNMNEIATAVRHHIPIIQVVINNHVLGMVRQWQNLFYGQRYSATVLNDAVDFVKLAEAMGAKAVRATTREEFAEAFQMALSCDGPIVIDCQIDCDDKVWPMVAPGAAISEAFDEGDLQAKEQEQ; encoded by the coding sequence ATGCAGTTAAATGGAGCAGAGATATTGATAGAGTGTTTAAAAGAGCAGGGCGTGGATACCATTTTCGGATATCCGGGCGGCGCGATTTTGAATGTATATGATGAATTATATAAACACAGGGATGAAATTACGCATATCCTGACCTCTCACGAACAGGGCGCATCTCACGCGGCAGACGGATATGCCCGTGCGACCGGAAAAGTCGGCGTGTGCTTTGCGACCAGCGGACCGGGAGCGACCAATCTGGTGACGGGAATCGCCACCGCATTCATGGATTCCATACCGATGGTTGCGGTTACCTGTAATGTGGGAGTGCCGCTTCTTGGTAAAGACAGCTTTCAGGAGATCGACATCACTGGAATCACGATGCCGATCACGAAATACAATTTTATCGTAAAAGACGTAAAACAACTGGCAGACACGGTACGCCGGGCATTTACCATCGCAAGATCCGGCCGTCCGGGACCGGTACTTATAGATATCCCGAAGGACGTGACGGCCAACAAGACGGATTACAGGCCGGTGAAGATCGAACCGGTGAAAAAATATAGCAAGGATATCTGCATGGCAGATGTGGAAAATGCGGTTAAGATGATTAAAAAGGCGAAACGTCCGTATATTTTCGTGGGCGGCGGTGCCGTGCTCTCTGACGCCAGCGAGGAACTTTGGGAGTTCGTACAGAAGGTGCATGCGCCGGTGTGCGATACCCTGATGGGAAAAGGCGCATATCCGGGCACCGACGAGCTTTACACCGGCATGCTGGGCATGCATGGGACCAAGACGTCGAACTTTGGAGTCTGCAGCTGCGACCTTTTGGTGGTGATCGGGGCGAGATTTTCTGACCGTGTAGTCGGAAATGCCAAAAAATTTGCGAGCCATGCAAAGATCCTTCAGATCGATATCGACGTGGCAGAGATGAATAAGAATGTGATCATCGATGCGGGGGTAGTGGGAGATATCAAAGAAGTCCTGACAGTTCTTAACCGGCAGCTTCCGCAGCTGAATCATGAGGAATGGGTACAGACGATTCAGGAATACAAGCAGAAATATCCGCTGACCTACCATCCGGAGATTCTTACCGGCCCCTATGTGGTGGAGGAGATCTACCGGCAGACGAAGGGGGACGCCCTGATCGTCACGGAGGTGGGACAGCATCAGATGTGGGCTGCCCAGTATTATAAATATACGAAGCCGAGGACCCTTCTTACGTCCGGCGGACTTGGAACGATGGGCTATGGCCTGGGAGCCTCTCTGGGCGCGAAGATGGGCTGTCCGGATAAGACGGTCGTTAATATCGCAGGAGATGGCTGTTTCCGTATGAATATGAACGAAATCGCGACGGCGGTCCGCCATCATATCCCGATCATTCAGGTGGTGATCAACAATCATGTGCTTGGAATGGTGCGCCAGTGGCAGAATTTGTTCTATGGCCAGCGTTATTCGGCGACGGTCTTAAATGATGCGGTAGACTTTGTGAAGCTGGCGGAAGCGATGGGTGCGAAAGCAGTCCGCGCGACAACCAGAGAAGAATTTGCAGAGGCATTTCAGATGGCACTTTCCTGTGATGGACCGATTGTGATAGACTGTCAGATCGACTGTGACGATAAGGTGTGGCCGATGGTGGCGCCGGGAGCAGCGATCAGCGAGGCTTTTGATGAGGGTGATCTTCAGGCGAAAGAGCAGGAACAATAG
- the serC gene encoding 3-phosphoserine/phosphohydroxythreonine transaminase — protein MKRVYNFSAGPAVLPEEVLREAAEEMLDYKGTGMSVMEMSHRSKAFEEIIGDAEKDLRDLMNIPDNYKVLFLQGGASQQFAMIPMNLMKNKVADYIVTGQWAKKAAAEAAKYGKVNKIASSEDKTFSYIPDCSDLPIDEDADYVYICENNTIYGTKYKELPNTKGKILVADVSSCFLSEPVDVTKYGVIYGGVQKNIGPAGTVIVIIREDLITEDVLPGTPTMLQYKTHADAKSLYNTPPAYGIYICGKVFKWLKKMGGLEVMKERNEKKAKLLYDFLDESRLFKGTATKKDRSLMNVPFVTGNDELDAKFVKEAKEAGLENLKGHRTVGGMRASIYNAMPYEGVEALVAFMKKFEEENL, from the coding sequence ATGAAACGAGTTTACAATTTTTCAGCGGGACCGGCGGTATTACCGGAAGAAGTACTGCGCGAGGCGGCAGAGGAGATGTTGGATTATAAAGGAACCGGCATGTCGGTTATGGAGATGAGCCACCGTTCAAAAGCATTTGAGGAAATCATAGGCGACGCGGAAAAAGACCTGCGTGATCTGATGAATATACCGGACAATTATAAAGTATTGTTCCTGCAGGGCGGCGCGAGCCAGCAGTTTGCCATGATCCCGATGAATCTGATGAAGAATAAGGTCGCAGATTATATCGTGACCGGTCAGTGGGCGAAAAAAGCGGCGGCCGAGGCGGCTAAGTACGGAAAAGTGAACAAGATCGCATCTTCCGAGGATAAGACATTTTCCTATATTCCGGACTGCTCTGATCTTCCGATCGACGAGGATGCAGATTATGTCTATATCTGTGAGAATAACACGATTTACGGAACCAAATATAAAGAGCTCCCAAATACGAAGGGAAAGATTCTGGTCGCAGACGTTTCTTCCTGCTTCCTGTCAGAGCCCGTTGACGTCACAAAATATGGCGTGATCTACGGCGGCGTACAGAAAAATATCGGACCGGCAGGAACGGTGATCGTGATCATTCGGGAAGATCTGATCACGGAGGATGTTCTTCCGGGAACTCCGACCATGCTTCAGTATAAGACACATGCAGATGCGAAATCTCTTTACAATACTCCGCCGGCATACGGAATCTACATCTGCGGCAAGGTATTCAAATGGCTCAAGAAAATGGGCGGCCTTGAAGTGATGAAGGAGCGCAATGAGAAAAAGGCGAAGCTGCTTTACGATTTCCTTGACGAGAGCAGGCTCTTTAAGGGAACTGCCACGAAGAAAGACCGTTCTCTTATGAATGTGCCGTTCGTGACGGGCAATGATGAGCTGGATGCGAAGTTCGTAAAGGAAGCAAAAGAGGCAGGACTTGAGAATCTGAAGGGGCACCGCACGGTTGGCGGTATGCGCGCAAGTATTTATAATGCGATGCCGTATGAAGGTGTTGAGGCGCTTGTAGCGTTCATGAAAAAGTTTGAAGAGGAGAATCTGTAA
- a CDS encoding phosphoglycerate dehydrogenase: MHKYYCLNPISPAGLENFTDEYVPASDAKGADAVLVRSASMHEMEFDKSLKAVARAGAGVNNIPLDKCAEKGIVVFNTPGANANGVKELVIAGMLLASRDIIGGINWVQENEEDGNIAKDAEKAKKAFAGCEIEGKKLGVIGLGAIGVLVANAATNLGMDVYGYDPYVSVDSAWRLSRSIHHAKSVDELYRECDYITIHVPALEDTKGMIDKNAIDLMKDGVVVLNFARDVLVNSEAIVDALVSGKVKRYVTDFPTPEITGVKNAIVIPHLGASTEESEDNCAKMAVKELMDFLENGNIKNSVNYPACDMGVRMKTRITILHKNIPNMIGQFTALLAKDSVNIADMTNKSRGEYAYTMIDVDSEVNEEVTAGLETIEGVLRVRVIG, from the coding sequence ATGCATAAATATTATTGTTTAAATCCTATTTCTCCGGCAGGGCTCGAGAATTTTACCGATGAATATGTTCCGGCAAGCGATGCGAAGGGCGCAGACGCCGTTCTGGTAAGAAGCGCGTCCATGCATGAGATGGAGTTTGATAAGAGTCTAAAGGCGGTGGCGCGTGCCGGCGCCGGCGTCAACAATATTCCGCTTGACAAATGCGCAGAGAAAGGAATCGTGGTATTTAATACGCCGGGCGCCAATGCGAATGGAGTAAAAGAGCTGGTGATTGCGGGAATGCTTCTGGCGTCCCGGGATATCATCGGAGGAATCAACTGGGTGCAGGAAAATGAAGAAGACGGCAACATTGCCAAGGATGCGGAAAAAGCGAAGAAGGCATTTGCCGGCTGTGAGATTGAAGGAAAGAAGCTGGGCGTGATCGGGCTTGGAGCGATTGGCGTTCTGGTGGCAAACGCGGCGACGAATCTGGGTATGGACGTATATGGGTATGACCCGTATGTTTCCGTGGATTCCGCATGGAGGCTTTCCAGAAGCATCCATCATGCGAAGAGCGTTGATGAACTCTATCGGGAGTGTGACTATATCACGATCCATGTTCCGGCACTGGAAGATACGAAGGGAATGATCGACAAGAACGCCATCGACCTGATGAAAGACGGCGTGGTGGTTCTGAATTTCGCGAGAGATGTGCTGGTAAATAGTGAAGCTATCGTGGACGCTCTGGTGAGCGGCAAGGTAAAACGATATGTGACAGATTTCCCGACGCCGGAGATCACCGGTGTGAAGAATGCGATCGTAATCCCGCATCTGGGCGCATCTACGGAAGAATCCGAGGATAACTGTGCAAAGATGGCTGTGAAAGAACTGATGGATTTCCTGGAAAACGGAAATATCAAGAATTCCGTCAACTATCCGGCATGCGACATGGGAGTGCGCATGAAGACCAGAATTACGATTCTTCATAAGAATATTCCGAACATGATCGGTCAGTTTACGGCACTTCTCGCAAAGGACAGCGTCAATATTGCAGATATGACGAACAAGAGCCGTGGCGAGTATGCGTATACCATGATCGATGTGGATTCTGAAGTGAACGAAGAAGTGACTGCAGGGCTTGAAACAATCGAAGGGGTACTGCGTGTGAGAGTGATTGGATAG
- a CDS encoding polysaccharide deacetylase family protein: MNKREMKQAQARARARRRRNRRRRNQISGKSILGVLGLCFIITLLLSNAAAAGESKEIPIVLKTENISIIQGEERPVFTAKATCKGDVKQKLNEDTEYTIQDLLDELNQGIGYSLDCEGDGSQEGEFPIKAELTSEMTTPLYTEWFGKVRIDVKEGKLEVKNKYGEWDGKKFKRWDGSYVENDFITYHGKTYYFNEKGTRLTGWQEIQSGTYYFSKKGIMKTGWMDTDDGKYYFNEDGTMHLGWLELDDTKYYFDSEGKMLTGKQKIGSREAEFAEDGKLVNIESGVDPNKPMIALTFDDGPGPRTMELLEALEQYDAHATFFMQGKNVPTYGDAVKKMLEIGCELGNHSYDHPKLTKLSAEGIQKQIGDTNNLIAQEAGQPATLVRPPYGAINDTVKANVGAPMILWSVDTLDWKTRDVQSNIDSVMSSGDGDIILMHDIHTQSVDAAIKLIPMLIEKGYQLVTVSEMAEARGINMENGGKYAEFWKD; encoded by the coding sequence ATGAATAAACGCGAGATGAAGCAGGCGCAGGCCAGAGCCAGGGCGAGGCGCCGGAGGAACAGGAGAAGAAGGAACCAGATTTCAGGGAAAAGTATTTTGGGAGTTCTGGGTCTTTGTTTTATTATTACACTGTTACTCAGCAATGCGGCGGCAGCAGGGGAGAGCAAGGAAATACCGATCGTGCTGAAGACAGAGAATATTTCCATTATTCAGGGAGAAGAAAGACCCGTGTTTACGGCTAAGGCTACCTGTAAGGGGGATGTGAAGCAAAAGCTGAATGAAGACACGGAATATACGATACAGGATCTGTTAGATGAATTGAATCAGGGAATCGGATATTCCCTTGATTGCGAAGGCGACGGTTCGCAGGAAGGGGAATTCCCGATCAAGGCGGAACTGACCAGTGAGATGACGACTCCGCTTTATACAGAATGGTTCGGAAAGGTTCGGATCGATGTAAAAGAAGGAAAGCTGGAGGTCAAGAATAAGTATGGTGAATGGGATGGCAAGAAGTTCAAGCGTTGGGATGGCAGTTATGTAGAGAATGATTTCATTACTTATCACGGAAAGACGTATTATTTTAACGAAAAAGGAACGAGACTGACAGGCTGGCAGGAGATTCAGAGCGGTACATACTATTTTAGCAAAAAGGGCATTATGAAGACCGGTTGGATGGATACTGATGACGGGAAATATTATTTCAATGAAGACGGAACGATGCATCTGGGCTGGCTGGAGCTGGATGATACCAAATATTATTTTGACAGCGAGGGCAAGATGCTGACCGGAAAACAGAAGATCGGCTCCCGGGAGGCAGAATTTGCAGAGGACGGGAAACTGGTAAATATTGAAAGTGGGGTAGATCCCAATAAGCCGATGATCGCGCTGACCTTTGATGACGGGCCCGGACCAAGGACGATGGAGCTTCTGGAGGCACTGGAGCAGTACGATGCACATGCAACATTCTTCATGCAGGGTAAGAATGTGCCGACATACGGTGATGCAGTGAAGAAGATGCTGGAGATTGGATGTGAGCTGGGGAACCATTCCTATGACCATCCGAAGCTTACCAAGCTATCGGCGGAAGGGATTCAAAAGCAGATTGGAGATACGAACAATCTGATCGCGCAAGAAGCCGGACAGCCGGCAACCCTTGTACGTCCGCCGTATGGCGCGATCAACGATACGGTGAAAGCGAATGTGGGCGCTCCGATGATTCTTTGGTCGGTAGATACACTTGACTGGAAGACAAGGGATGTACAGTCGAACATTGACTCAGTGATGAGCAGTGGGGATGGAGATATTATCCTGATGCATGATATTCATACACAGAGTGTGGATGCAGCGATCAAGCTGATTCCGATGCTGATCGAAAAAGGCTATCAGCTCGTTACGGTCAGTGAGATGGCAGAGGCGCGAGGCATCAATATGGAAAACGGCGGGAAGTATGCGGAATTCTGGAAGGATTAG
- the aroE gene encoding shikimate dehydrogenase, with amino-acid sequence MAYEITGHTVLTGLLGSPVEHSISPMMHNEAFHQLGLDYAYLAFDVGTDTLAKAVEGLKVMGARGFNLTMPDKNLVCSLVDHLSPAAEIGGAANTVVNDHGVLTGYTTDGIGFMRSVEEAGQNIIGKKMTLLGAGGAAAAILIQAALDGVKEITVFNIRDDFFTRAEGIIEKLREKTDCVLKLYDFSDPELLKKEIGESVILVNGTTVGMAPNTDRCIIQDDSVFHKDLFVFDVIYNPEETLLLKKAKAAGCQTANGLYMLLYQGAASFELWTGQKMPVDIIKEKYFTR; translated from the coding sequence ATGGCATATGAGATAACAGGACACACCGTATTGACGGGACTTTTGGGAAGCCCGGTAGAGCACAGCATCTCACCAATGATGCATAATGAAGCATTCCATCAGCTGGGACTGGATTATGCATATCTGGCATTTGATGTGGGTACGGATACGTTGGCGAAGGCAGTGGAAGGGCTTAAAGTGATGGGAGCCAGGGGATTCAATCTGACGATGCCGGATAAGAATCTGGTATGCTCTCTGGTGGATCACCTTTCACCGGCTGCGGAGATCGGCGGTGCGGCGAATACGGTCGTGAATGATCACGGCGTGCTGACTGGATATACGACGGACGGAATCGGGTTCATGCGTTCGGTCGAGGAGGCAGGCCAGAATATCATTGGAAAGAAGATGACACTTCTCGGTGCAGGCGGTGCGGCCGCGGCGATCCTGATCCAGGCAGCGCTCGATGGAGTAAAAGAAATAACGGTGTTTAATATACGTGATGATTTCTTCACCCGCGCAGAAGGAATTATAGAGAAATTAAGAGAGAAAACGGACTGTGTACTGAAGCTGTATGATTTCTCTGATCCGGAGCTCTTAAAGAAGGAGATTGGGGAGAGCGTGATCCTGGTAAATGGAACGACGGTCGGAATGGCCCCGAATACGGACAGATGCATCATTCAGGACGATAGTGTATTCCACAAGGATCTGTTCGTCTTTGACGTGATTTACAATCCGGAAGAGACGCTGCTTCTGAAGAAAGCGAAAGCGGCAGGCTGCCAGACTGCGAACGGGCTGTATATGCTGTTATATCAGGGAGCAGCATCTTTTGAACTTTGGACCGGGCAGAAGATGCCGGTGGATATCATCAAGGAAAAGTATTTTACGAGATAA
- the aroF gene encoding 3-deoxy-7-phosphoheptulonate synthase, which yields MIIVLKPRTSEENLNRVVGMVHAKGLETHIVRGEGLTIIGCIGDTVRVDPRLFEVDKSVEKVMHVQEPYKLANRAFHPEDTIVDVSGVKVGGGHMALIAGPCSVESEEQVIEIAKAAKESGANMLRGGAFKPRTSPYSFQGMGLAGLDILCKAKEVTGLPIVTELMSAEYLDIFDEKVDLIQIGARNMQNFDLLKQLGRTKRPILLKRGLNATYEEWIMSAEYIMSSGNENVILCERGVRTFESYTRNTLDLQAIPVIRRLSHLPIIVDPSHAGGKWWLVEPMAKAAVAAGADGLMIEVHNNPECALCDGGQSLKPAKYDRLLKEITQIAKVVGKEM from the coding sequence ATGATTATCGTATTAAAACCAAGAACAAGTGAAGAGAATTTGAACCGTGTCGTAGGAATGGTTCACGCGAAAGGCCTGGAGACCCATATCGTGCGTGGGGAGGGGCTGACGATCATCGGCTGTATCGGAGATACGGTGCGCGTCGACCCCAGGTTATTCGAAGTAGATAAAAGTGTGGAGAAGGTCATGCACGTCCAGGAGCCGTATAAGCTGGCAAACCGTGCGTTCCACCCGGAGGATACCATTGTAGACGTATCCGGCGTGAAGGTGGGCGGCGGTCATATGGCATTGATCGCCGGTCCCTGTTCAGTAGAGAGCGAGGAGCAGGTGATCGAGATCGCGAAGGCGGCAAAGGAATCCGGAGCAAATATGTTGCGTGGCGGTGCATTTAAGCCGCGGACCAGCCCATACTCTTTCCAGGGAATGGGGCTTGCAGGACTTGACATTCTATGCAAGGCAAAGGAAGTGACAGGACTTCCGATCGTGACCGAGCTGATGTCCGCAGAGTACCTGGATATCTTTGATGAGAAGGTGGATCTGATTCAGATCGGTGCCAGAAATATGCAGAATTTCGATCTCCTGAAACAGCTGGGAAGAACGAAAAGACCGATCCTGTTAAAGAGGGGCTTAAATGCTACTTATGAGGAGTGGATCATGTCTGCGGAATACATCATGTCCTCCGGCAATGAGAATGTCATTCTCTGCGAGAGGGGCGTGCGTACCTTTGAGAGCTATACCAGAAATACCCTGGACCTCCAGGCGATTCCGGTAATCCGGAGACTCAGCCACCTGCCGATCATCGTAGATCCAAGCCATGCCGGCGGAAAATGGTGGCTGGTAGAGCCGATGGCAAAAGCAGCGGTCGCAGCAGGAGCGGACGGCCTTATGATCGAGGTACACAATAACCCGGAATGTGCACTTTGCGACGGTGGACAATCCCTGAAGCCGGCCAAGTATGACAGGCTGCTGAAGGAGATTACACAGATTGCCAAAGTTGTTGGAAAAGAGATGTAG
- the aroB gene encoding 3-dehydroquinate synthase: MRMYVDLKEHGYPIYIERGILSQAAERISEVYQGKKIMIISDDRVYSYYGEGLKKTLSEKYECYETIIPHGEPSKSFQTIPGVYSSLLAAKITRTDLIVALGGGVVGDLAGFVAATFLRGIKFVQIPTSILAQVDSSVGGKVAVDLPQGKNLVGAFYQPKMVLIDPDVLKTLPGRYVTDGLGEVIKYGCIKDAGLFADLERYGSYENLEEHLTEVIATCVDIKRQVVEEDEFDMGERILLNFGHTLAHTIEQYYHYERESHGEAVAIGMYQITRIAEEKGLTKAGEAERIRKVLEMYGLPVQAELPLASLTEAMKLDKKTLNNRLKVVLLHEIGDAYAYPTSMEFFRDDRMV, encoded by the coding sequence ATGAGAATGTATGTGGATTTAAAGGAGCACGGATATCCGATTTATATTGAAAGAGGAATATTAAGCCAGGCGGCAGAGCGGATCAGTGAGGTATATCAGGGAAAGAAGATTATGATCATCTCAGATGACCGTGTTTATTCCTATTACGGGGAAGGCTTAAAAAAGACTCTTTCTGAAAAATATGAATGCTACGAAACGATTATCCCTCATGGGGAACCGTCGAAGAGTTTTCAGACGATCCCCGGCGTGTATAGCTCTCTGCTTGCGGCAAAGATCACCAGAACAGATCTGATCGTTGCGCTTGGTGGCGGAGTAGTCGGTGACCTGGCAGGCTTTGTGGCAGCTACATTTTTAAGAGGAATCAAATTCGTACAGATTCCGACATCGATCCTGGCACAGGTGGACTCCTCGGTAGGGGGAAAAGTCGCAGTGGATCTGCCCCAGGGCAAGAATCTGGTGGGCGCTTTTTATCAGCCTAAAATGGTCCTGATCGACCCGGATGTTCTAAAGACCCTTCCAGGGAGATACGTGACAGACGGTCTGGGCGAAGTCATCAAATACGGCTGTATCAAGGATGCAGGATTGTTTGCCGACCTGGAGCGTTATGGCTCATATGAGAATCTGGAAGAACATCTGACGGAAGTGATCGCGACCTGTGTGGATATCAAACGGCAGGTGGTGGAAGAGGACGAGTTTGACATGGGAGAGCGGATTCTTCTGAATTTTGGTCACACTCTGGCGCACACGATCGAGCAATATTACCACTATGAGCGGGAGAGCCACGGCGAGGCAGTCGCGATCGGAATGTATCAGATTACACGGATCGCGGAAGAGAAGGGACTTACTAAAGCAGGAGAAGCCGAGAGAATCCGGAAGGTATTGGAAATGTATGGCCTGCCGGTGCAGGCAGAGTTGCCGCTTGCTTCCCTGACGGAGGCGATGAAGCTGGATAAAAAGACGCTGAATAATCGGCTGAAGGTGGTGCTGCTCCATGAGATCGGAGATGCCTATGCCTATCCGACAAGTATGGAATTTTTCCGGGACGACAGAATGGTATAG
- a CDS encoding ribose-phosphate pyrophosphokinase, translated as MTNIEFLEKSLPSAPLKIIAVPGCEPLAEKVDSYIVSFRKDSLHEFLDPDLYASYEADTYLVKSACPRFGSGEAKGVIGESIRGKDLFLIVDVCNYSLTYTVNGHLNHMSPDDHFQNLKRIISATTGKAHRINVIMPFLYESRQHKRTKRESLDCSLALEELVNMGVSNILTFDAHDPRVQNAIPLKGFDNFMPSYQFMKALFREVPDLIVDKDHLMIISPDEGAMQRAVYFSNVLGVDMGMFYKRRDYSTVINGRNPIVAHEFLGDDVHGKTVIIVDDMISSGESMLDVTRQIKERGAARVFVCATFGLFTNGLRIFDEYYEKGYLDKLITTNLTYLPPELYSKPYFVKADMSKFLALIIDSLNHNISISAVLNPTDKIHELLESRKAGR; from the coding sequence ATGACTAACATCGAATTTTTAGAGAAATCTTTGCCATCTGCGCCGCTTAAGATCATCGCAGTTCCCGGGTGTGAACCTCTTGCCGAGAAGGTAGACAGCTACATTGTTTCGTTCCGTAAGGACTCCCTCCATGAGTTTCTTGATCCCGACCTCTATGCATCTTACGAAGCAGATACCTATCTGGTAAAAAGCGCCTGCCCCCGTTTCGGAAGCGGAGAGGCTAAGGGTGTCATCGGGGAGAGCATCCGGGGAAAAGACCTGTTTCTTATTGTAGACGTGTGTAACTACAGCCTTACCTATACCGTAAATGGCCACCTGAATCACATGTCGCCGGATGACCATTTTCAGAATCTGAAGCGTATCATCTCTGCCACGACAGGAAAGGCTCACCGTATCAACGTCATCATGCCGTTTCTTTATGAGAGCCGCCAGCACAAGCGTACCAAGCGTGAATCCCTTGACTGCTCACTGGCGCTGGAGGAACTGGTGAATATGGGAGTTTCCAACATCCTTACCTTTGACGCGCACGATCCCCGGGTGCAGAATGCGATTCCGCTGAAGGGCTTCGACAATTTCATGCCGTCCTACCAGTTCATGAAGGCACTGTTCCGCGAAGTTCCGGATCTGATCGTGGACAAGGATCACCTGATGATCATCAGCCCGGATGAGGGCGCGATGCAGCGTGCCGTATATTTTTCCAACGTGCTCGGCGTGGATATGGGAATGTTCTACAAACGTCGTGATTATTCTACCGTAATCAATGGGCGGAACCCCATCGTTGCTCATGAATTTCTGGGCGATGACGTACACGGCAAGACGGTGATCATCGTGGACGATATGATTTCTTCCGGCGAGAGTATGCTGGATGTGACACGGCAGATCAAGGAACGGGGAGCTGCGAGAGTTTTCGTCTGTGCGACCTTTGGACTGTTCACCAACGGACTTCGGATCTTTGATGAGTATTATGAAAAAGGGTACCTGGACAAACTGATTACGACCAACCTTACTTATCTTCCACCGGAATTATATAGCAAACCTTATTTTGTCAAAGCAGATATGAGTAAGTTCCTGGCACTGATCATCGATTCACTGAATCACAATATTTCCATCAGCGCCGTACTGAATCCGACGGATAAGATCCATGAATTATTAGAGTCAAGAAAAGCTGGCCGTTAA